The Vicinamibacteria bacterium genomic sequence CGAGGGTCGTAAACCTTCCCCAGATAAAACGCACCGAGCTTCTCGAACTGCATCTTTCAAGCGCCGAGGAACGACTCGGGATCATAGGCAACGGGGAATTTCCCGGCAAGCGACAGTCGATTCTTCGGAGGCGGGCGGGCTCGCGCGCTAACCGAGCTCCGAGATTCGCCTCTCGATGGTATGAAAGACGAGAGACCCCAGTTTTTTTTCAGTCTCCTCGGAGACGCCGATGAACCGGACCCCGATGCCTCGACGAATACGCAGCTCGGGAATCCCGGCCTTCGCGCACCAGATCACTTCGCCCTGGAGCTCGAGCATATCCTCCGAGTCGTCGAAGGAGATGCCGGCGATGTATAGGGTCACGCGGGCGCCCACATCGACGAGCCGATCGGTGGCGAGAAACGTTCCGCCGCGACTCAAGTTCACCACACTGGCGTCGAAGGACCCACCCTCGTGGTCGACGACCGCATGGGCCTCGACGGGAACGCGCAGGAGACTCTCGTCGGAGAGATTGTCACGAATCTCCTCGGCCGACGGAGACTTCGGCCTGTCGGGCCCCAGCCCCGAGTGAAAAATGATCAGGTCGTAGACGACCTTGAGCTCCTCCCACCGTTCCTCGTCCGCCGGGCTCAGACCCGGGTCCTTCCGGTTTCGGGCAGCATTCAGCTCGTCGTATTTCCGGATCAGATCGAGCACCGTCTTCACGTTGCTTCAATCCTTGCACGCATCATGCCGAATGGACTGTAGCACTTAAGCGTTACGATTGCAGGCTTTAGCGCGTGGGCACCGAGTTCAGCCGTGGGAAAAAACACACATTCTCTCCTTCGAGCCCATTTTTACCATGAAGAGACCCGAGTTGCCGCCTCCGGATCGTTCTTGCTAGTCAGGCTGATGAAAAAGTACGCTCTAGGCTGCGCGAGCGGAGCGAGCCCGGCGCGCTGGCCGCGCCGTAAGCAGCCCGAGCCGTGGCGGCTCGATCGAATACAGGTCCCGCCACGGCATTGAACACTAGAGAGAGATGAATGATGGAGAATCTGCTGCAGGATGCCCGTTACGCGCTCCGAGGGTGGTTGAGACGGCCAGGCTTCACCGCCCTCATCATCGTCACGCTCGCACTCGGGATCGGAGCCAATAGCGCCGTCTTCAGTGTCATCGACGGCGTGCTCCTCCGACCGCTTCCCTATCCGGACCCCCAGCAGCTCGTGCTGATTCGGACCGAGCTCCCCGAGCAAGGAGGTCTCTTTCCGAAGAGCTCGGGCCCGGAGATACTCGATTTGAAAGAGCGGGCAGGGTCGCTCGAGACCATCGGGGGCATCTGGGCGCGTCCTGCAGCGCTGACCGACGATCGAAGCGAGCCCGAGGAGATCGAGATGGGCTTCGTGACCGCGGGGTTTCTCTCCGTGCTCGGCGTAACGCCTCTTCTCGGGCGCGACATCTCTCCCGAGGAGGACGTCCTCGGCGCACCTCAAGTCATCGTACTGAGCTACGGTCTCTGGCAGCGTCGCTATGGCGGTGAGACGGACATCGTGGGCAAGACGATCGAAATGGACGGCATCTCTCACACCGTGGTCGGAGTGATGCCCGAGCGCTTTGCCCTGTGGATGCCTCCCGACTCGGGAGTTCCGAAGTCACTCCAAGCCTGGGTACCCTGGGGCGGGGGTTACGAAGAAATGTCGCGCTCGTTTCGTGTCTTCACCGTCGTGGGACGGCTTCGGACCGAGCTCGACGTGCAGAAGGCGCGCTCCGAGCTAGCCGATATCGCAGCCCGCATCGCGGCAGACTTCCCCGCGGATTACGAGCGGTCGGGCTTTCGGCTGCACCTGGAGCCGCTTCACGACGACGTGACCGCGCCGGTCCGCCCCGCGCTTCTGGTCCTCTGGGCGACGGTTGGCTTCGTGCTGCTCATCGCCTGCGCGAACGTTACGAACCTGCTCTTGGTTCGGGCGACGGGAATGGAGCGGGAGATCGTTCTGCGAACCGCGCTCGGCGCCAGCCGCCGTCGCGTGATGAGACAGGTCGTCACCGAGAGCATGCTTCTCGCCGCGCTCGGTGGCGCTCTGGGGCTGGTTTTGGCACGATGGGGCATCGTCGCCTTAGAATGGCTCCGTCCGGGAGAGCTTCCGCGCCTGGAAGAGGTCGACGTGGGCATCCGTGCGGTCGTCTTCGCGACCGTGGCCGTGACTCTCGCCGGTGCTGTCATCGGGCTACTCGCGGCCTTCCATCTTTCGCCCGCTCAGCTCCCCTCGGGGCTCAAAGGGCGATCCATCGGCGAGGGGGCGCGTCATCGCCTGCGCGGAGTGCTCGTCGTGGGTGAGGTTGCGTTGGCGCTCGTGCTTCTGGTGGGCGCGGGACTGCTGTTCCAAACTTTCGTCTCGCTTTCCGCCGCCGATCTGGGATACCGGACCGACGGAGTCACCACCTTGAAGCTTTCACTCATCGACTCCGCGTACTCGTACCGGGACCCCGCCAAGATCGCCGGCTTCTATCGGTCGCTCGTCGAAAGGGTTTCCGAGCGGTCAGGCGTCACCGCGGTTGGCGCATCGACCCAGCTTCCACTCGATGGCTTTTCGAACCGCACCGCGCCCTACGCCTATGAGACCGAAGACGACATCATCGAATGGGACACGGTCACGGCAGACTACCGTACGGTGACTCCCGGGTTTCTCGAAGCCCTCAGAGTTCCGTTGCTCGATGGCAGGCTGTTCGATTGGACCGACGACATGGATCATCCGAACGTCGTCGTGGTCGACGAGAAGCTTGCGGCGGCCGCCTGGCCCTCCCAGCCGGCCGTCGGCAAACGCCTTCAGGTACTCACTTTCCTCCACGGTGAGTTCCGTCCGACCTGGAGCGAAGTGATCGGCGTCGTGGGGCATGTACGCAATCACCCGGGGATCGATGGCCAGGAGCAGGTGTTTCTGCCACACTCGCAGTCGCCGCAACGCACGATGACCGTCGCCGTCCGGAGCGAGCTTTCGGTTGCGACGTTGTCGGCCGCGATTCGAACCGAAGTCGCCCGCCTCGAGCCTACCCAGCCCATCCACGCGATCCAACCCATGGAGGAATACCGCGCGGGTGCGGTCGCCGAGAACCGGTTCACGATGTTGGCCCTTGGAGCGTTCTCGTCCGTCGCTCTGGTTCTTGCGTCTCTCGGCCTCTACGGCATCATCGCCTTCACCGTGGGCCGGCGGACGCGTGAGATCGGAATCCGTCTCGCGCTCGGCGCAACGCCCCGCGACATCTTGCGGGACGTCCTGGCGCAGGGACTCCGGCTCGTCGGAGCCGGACTCGTCCTCGGGACGGCCGTCGCCCTTGTATTCACGCGCGTCCTCGAAGGTCTGCTGTTCGGCGTTTCTTCCAGGGATCCGCTCACGTTCACGGCCATGCCGCTGCTTGTCGTCGCGGTCGCCGTCGCGGCGTGCTACCTTCCCGGCCGCCGTGCCGCTTCGTCGCACCCCGCCACGGCGCTGCGAGAGGAGTGAACGGTCGAGTCGGTCAGGAACATGTGACCGGGAGCGTGGGTGATGAGAAGCTCCGGCCGGGCAGCGACCACGGCCAGGATCGCCGTGACGCCACATCCCCAGAAGACAGGCACCTCTCCGTCGAGAACGCTCACCTCCTGTCCGAAATCGGGCTCGGCAATGCGCGCGATTCCGATGGCGCTCGGATCGCCGCTGTGAATCGGGGCCCCGTGTGAGAGGGGGAATCGGCTGGTAATCTCGCAGACATCCGCCACTCGGCTCTTCTCCACAGGCCTCATGGAAACGACGACAGGGCCGGCGAAGCTACCCACGCTCTGGCAGCGGCGGTTCGTGACGTACATCGGCACCACTTTGTCCTCGTCCTGATGGCGAAGCGGGATCCCCGCTTCGGCCAGCGCACTCTCGAATGTGAAGCTGCAACCCAGAAGAAAGCTCACGAGGTCCTCGCGCCAGATCGGGACGACGTCGGTGGGCTCGGCGACGAGCTCGCCGTGGCGATAGACGCGATATCTCGGTACGTCGGTTCGAAGGTCAGCGGACGGAGCGCTCGCCCGGGGTGCGAGCTCACCGGGTGCCGTCTGCTCGATCAAAGGACAGGAGCGAGAGTTTCGCTCGCAGAAGAGACGAAAATCCGCCGCATGGCGCTCGGGAACGACGACGAGGTTCGCCTGGACGAAGCGGGGACAAAGCCCCGACGTGCTCGCACGAAACGCTCCCGAGCGAATCCGGGCACGAAGCGCCTCGAGCTCAGGATCCAACCGCTGCCCCTATTGGAGGACCCAGGCGCTCGTCTCCATGTCCCACAGATACTCATAGCTTCTCTCGAACCGGTCGGTGGCGTAGCCATCGAGCTCGGGCGTCTTGCTCTCTACGATGAAGCGAATCGTGCCGGCGTAGGGTCGCGCCGCGTCTCCCGGCACCGGACGGACCTCGACCGAATCGATCGTCCAGGTGATCTTGACCCCGAGGCTGGGGTTCACATCGGCCTCTGCCTCGCGCTTTTCCGACTCGGCGATCTCTCTCAAGGCGGCCTCGACGTCGGTTTGGGGCGGCGGGGACTTGGAGATTGCCGAACAGGAAAAATGGGCCAACAAAACGATGGCAACGGACAGAATCGTGTTGGGACGCATCATGAAGAGGCTAGCAG encodes the following:
- a CDS encoding putative hydro-lyase; translated protein: MDPELEALRARIRSGAFRASTSGLCPRFVQANLVVVPERHAADFRLFCERNSRSCPLIEQTAPGELAPRASAPSADLRTDVPRYRVYRHGELVAEPTDVVPIWREDLVSFLLGCSFTFESALAEAGIPLRHQDEDKVVPMYVTNRRCQSVGSFAGPVVVSMRPVEKSRVADVCEITSRFPLSHGAPIHSGDPSAIGIARIAEPDFGQEVSVLDGEVPVFWGCGVTAILAVVAARPELLITHAPGHMFLTDSTVHSSRSAVAGCDEAARRPGR
- a CDS encoding PilZ domain-containing protein; this translates as MKTVLDLIRKYDELNAARNRKDPGLSPADEERWEELKVVYDLIIFHSGLGPDRPKSPSAEEIRDNLSDESLLRVPVEAHAVVDHEGGSFDASVVNLSRGGTFLATDRLVDVGARVTLYIAGISFDDSEDMLELQGEVIWCAKAGIPELRIRRGIGVRFIGVSEETEKKLGSLVFHTIERRISELG
- a CDS encoding ABC transporter permease, whose protein sequence is MMENLLQDARYALRGWLRRPGFTALIIVTLALGIGANSAVFSVIDGVLLRPLPYPDPQQLVLIRTELPEQGGLFPKSSGPEILDLKERAGSLETIGGIWARPAALTDDRSEPEEIEMGFVTAGFLSVLGVTPLLGRDISPEEDVLGAPQVIVLSYGLWQRRYGGETDIVGKTIEMDGISHTVVGVMPERFALWMPPDSGVPKSLQAWVPWGGGYEEMSRSFRVFTVVGRLRTELDVQKARSELADIAARIAADFPADYERSGFRLHLEPLHDDVTAPVRPALLVLWATVGFVLLIACANVTNLLLVRATGMEREIVLRTALGASRRRVMRQVVTESMLLAALGGALGLVLARWGIVALEWLRPGELPRLEEVDVGIRAVVFATVAVTLAGAVIGLLAAFHLSPAQLPSGLKGRSIGEGARHRLRGVLVVGEVALALVLLVGAGLLFQTFVSLSAADLGYRTDGVTTLKLSLIDSAYSYRDPAKIAGFYRSLVERVSERSGVTAVGASTQLPLDGFSNRTAPYAYETEDDIIEWDTVTADYRTVTPGFLEALRVPLLDGRLFDWTDDMDHPNVVVVDEKLAAAAWPSQPAVGKRLQVLTFLHGEFRPTWSEVIGVVGHVRNHPGIDGQEQVFLPHSQSPQRTMTVAVRSELSVATLSAAIRTEVARLEPTQPIHAIQPMEEYRAGAVAENRFTMLALGAFSSVALVLASLGLYGIIAFTVGRRTREIGIRLALGATPRDILRDVLAQGLRLVGAGLVLGTAVALVFTRVLEGLLFGVSSRDPLTFTAMPLLVVAVAVAACYLPGRRAASSHPATALREE